In Actinomadura citrea, a single window of DNA contains:
- a CDS encoding CAP domain-containing protein, with amino-acid sequence MSERNSAGSRRSPRTRRGSYGRATRPSGRWWAAVGASAGVLALTAGVAYGVTVSSDAPADSRPVADNAAPAPAPSPAKTNVTAAEPKAAKTAKRSTVVKKPAKHTTKRPPKKKRPTTPSPRSTAPGSGGSGGGTLAQQVVSLTNAERAKNGCGALTVDSRLQAAAQGHSDDMVARDFFDHTDPSGKNPGDRITAAGYRWSTYGENIAYGQRTPAAVMSAWMNSSGHRANILNCRFKNIGVGVTLKSGTPYWTQNFGTR; translated from the coding sequence GTGAGCGAGAGGAACAGCGCGGGGTCGAGGCGGAGTCCCCGAACGCGTCGCGGGAGCTACGGACGCGCGACGCGTCCGAGCGGGCGGTGGTGGGCCGCCGTCGGCGCGAGCGCGGGCGTGCTCGCCCTGACGGCGGGGGTCGCCTACGGCGTGACCGTCTCTTCCGACGCCCCGGCCGATTCCCGGCCGGTCGCCGACAACGCGGCACCTGCACCCGCCCCGTCCCCCGCCAAGACGAACGTGACGGCCGCAGAACCCAAGGCCGCCAAGACCGCGAAACGCTCGACCGTGGTGAAGAAGCCCGCGAAGCACACCACGAAGCGTCCGCCGAAGAAGAAGCGGCCGACCACACCGTCGCCCCGCTCCACGGCGCCCGGTAGCGGGGGAAGCGGCGGCGGCACGCTCGCCCAGCAGGTCGTCTCCCTGACCAACGCCGAGCGCGCCAAGAACGGCTGCGGTGCCCTGACGGTCGACTCCCGGCTCCAGGCCGCCGCGCAGGGCCACTCCGACGACATGGTCGCCCGCGACTTCTTCGACCACACCGACCCCAGCGGCAAGAACCCCGGTGACCGGATCACCGCCGCCGGTTACCGCTGGTCCACCTACGGCGAGAACATCGCGTACGGCCAGCGGACGCCCGCCGCCGTCATGTCCGCCTGGATGAACAGCTCCGGGCACCGCGCCAACATCCTGAACTGCCGGTTCAAGAACATCGGCGTGGGCGTGACGCTCAAGTCCGGGACGCCGTACTGGACGCAGAACTTCGGCACCCGCTGA
- a CDS encoding DUF998 domain-containing protein, whose product MATTAATAPSARAARRTSRALIAGALAGPLFFASAVTQMVLRNGFDITRHPISQLATGEVPMSPDRMSLQIALNGLVAFTWTTVVALVLRRRDIHPG is encoded by the coding sequence ATGGCCACCACCGCCGCCACCGCCCCCTCGGCCCGGGCCGCCCGCCGGACGTCCCGCGCGCTGATCGCCGGCGCGCTCGCCGGGCCGCTGTTCTTCGCCTCGGCCGTCACCCAGATGGTCCTGCGGAACGGCTTCGACATCACGCGACACCCGATCAGCCAGCTCGCCACCGGTGAGGTGCCCATGTCACCGGATCGCATGAGCCTGCAGATCGCCCTGAACGGCCTGGTCGCCTTCACCTGGACGACCGTCGTCGCGCTGGTTCTGCGCCGCCGGGACATACACCCCGGCTGA
- a CDS encoding pyridoxamine 5'-phosphate oxidase family protein, which yields MEQHEINEILDRPFSQELLARDLTRLAYVAKDGTPRNVPIAFVWNGSEIVMCTSTNAPKLAHLRQNPMVALTIDTEVHPPKILLIRGRAELDLVQGIPDEYLQMNGSYEMTAEQRVEWEAQVRSLYDGMFRVVVTPTWVKLIDFETTLPTAVEELVRQKQERQSA from the coding sequence ATGGAGCAGCACGAGATCAACGAGATCCTCGACCGGCCGTTCAGCCAGGAGCTTCTGGCCCGCGATCTGACCCGCCTGGCCTACGTCGCCAAGGACGGCACGCCCCGCAACGTGCCGATCGCGTTCGTGTGGAACGGCTCGGAGATCGTCATGTGCACCTCGACGAACGCCCCGAAGCTGGCGCACCTGCGCCAGAACCCGATGGTCGCCCTCACGATCGACACCGAGGTGCATCCGCCGAAGATCCTCCTCATCCGCGGCAGGGCCGAACTGGACCTCGTCCAGGGCATCCCGGACGAGTACCTCCAGATGAACGGCAGCTACGAGATGACCGCCGAGCAGCGCGTCGAGTGGGAGGCCCAAGTCCGCTCGCTCTACGACGGCATGTTCCGTGTCGTCGTCACCCCGACCTGGGTGAAGCTCATCGACTTCGAGACCACGCTGCCCACCGCGGTCGAGGAACTGGTCCGGCAGAAGCAGGAACGCCAGAGCGCCTGA
- a CDS encoding acetamidase/formamidase family protein — MPAGQVLPELLEMATMPRPNGASGHVLTGPIGIEGAEPDDVLEIRVLDVSPRVPYGVNVTGPGCGVLDDLLERRSTRLFRLDPDQRFYPFEGGIEIPFGPFAGIMAVAPPASVGIVSANPPDRWGGNMDFRDLVAGSTLYLPVFLPGGMFYIGDTHGAQGHGEVDQTAIEHSMAVTVQFIVHKCGVLKYPRAENDDHVWCMGIHADLYTAMRIANQEVVDYLVTVMAMSGVEAYRLSSLLVDFKVAEAVNGNKVVVAEVHKDRLRPLGKADVPAVGGPHSAARLPSPDGAAGRL, encoded by the coding sequence GTGCCCGCCGGCCAGGTGTTGCCCGAGCTGCTGGAAATGGCGACGATGCCACGCCCGAACGGGGCCAGCGGCCACGTCCTCACCGGGCCGATCGGCATCGAGGGCGCCGAACCGGACGACGTGCTGGAGATCCGCGTTCTGGATGTCTCGCCGCGCGTTCCCTACGGCGTCAACGTCACCGGCCCGGGCTGCGGGGTGCTCGACGATCTGCTGGAGCGTCGATCCACCCGTCTGTTCCGGCTCGACCCCGATCAGCGCTTCTACCCCTTCGAGGGCGGGATCGAGATCCCCTTCGGGCCGTTCGCGGGGATCATGGCGGTCGCGCCGCCGGCCTCGGTCGGCATCGTTTCCGCCAATCCACCCGACAGGTGGGGCGGCAACATGGACTTTCGCGATCTCGTCGCGGGTTCGACGCTGTACCTCCCGGTCTTCCTGCCGGGCGGTATGTTCTACATCGGCGACACCCACGGCGCGCAAGGTCACGGCGAAGTCGACCAGACCGCCATCGAGCACTCGATGGCGGTGACCGTCCAGTTCATCGTGCACAAGTGCGGCGTCCTGAAGTACCCGCGCGCGGAGAACGACGATCACGTCTGGTGCATGGGGATCCACGCGGATCTCTACACGGCCATGAGGATCGCCAACCAGGAGGTCGTCGACTACCTCGTCACCGTCATGGCGATGAGTGGCGTCGAGGCCTACCGGCTCTCCAGCCTCCTGGTCGACTTCAAGGTCGCCGAGGCGGTGAACGGCAACAAGGTCGTCGTCGCCGAGGTCCACAAGGACCGGCTGCGCCCGCTGGGCAAGGCCGATGTTCCCGCTGTGGGTGGACCCCACTCGGCCGCCCGCCTTCCGTCACCTGACGGTGCCGCGGGCCGGCTCTGA
- a CDS encoding YciI family protein, whose translation MKYLLLSYTPAVAWDAATADTPSEEALAAFAEYQRFEQELIETGEFVTSEGLGHPVVSTTVRRAPDGVVATDGPFAELKEVLASFAVVDVAGRERAVEIASRIVEALGEPIEIRPIMGEEFTE comes from the coding sequence ATGAAGTACCTGCTGCTCAGCTATACACCCGCCGTCGCCTGGGACGCCGCGACCGCCGACACGCCGTCGGAGGAGGCGCTCGCCGCGTTCGCCGAGTACCAGAGGTTCGAGCAGGAGCTGATCGAGACCGGCGAGTTCGTCACCAGCGAGGGACTCGGTCACCCGGTGGTCAGCACCACGGTCCGCAGGGCACCGGACGGCGTCGTCGCCACCGACGGGCCGTTCGCCGAGCTCAAGGAGGTCCTGGCCAGCTTCGCCGTGGTCGACGTGGCCGGCCGGGAACGCGCCGTGGAGATCGCTTCGCGGATCGTCGAGGCGCTCGGGGAGCCGATCGAGATCCGGCCGATCATGGGGGAGGAGTTCACGGAATGA
- a CDS encoding RNA polymerase sigma factor, producing the protein MNGDVEHLLRTEAPQVLGALVRRFGRFDIAEDAVQEALLAASRDWSAHGVPEDPRSRLIRIGYRRMVDLLRSEQARRRREHEAGMTEWAMQAPARRAGPPQETDDSLTLLMLCCHPALSTTSQVALTLRAVGGLTTAEIAHAHGTTEATMGTRISRAKKQLARAGARFTPPTDADRDARMAAVMQVLYLIFNEGYTATAGRELARVDLTREAIRLTRMLRASLPDDAEATGLLALMLLTDSRRHARTGADHELVPLDEQDRTRWDPDLIREGTELIDGVWNRGAAGPYRLQAAIAAVHAAAASPEETDWPQIAMLYLWLERLAPTAPIRLSRVVAVAQAYGPARGLALLDDLDHRHHLDRDPLTRQRERAVRAHLQQMTGDTASAAASYRQAAALTDNEVERRYLLDKAARLS; encoded by the coding sequence ATGAACGGCGACGTCGAGCATCTGCTGCGCACGGAGGCGCCACAGGTGCTCGGCGCCCTGGTGCGGCGCTTCGGCCGCTTCGACATCGCCGAGGACGCCGTGCAGGAGGCGCTGCTGGCCGCGAGCAGGGACTGGTCCGCCCACGGCGTGCCGGAGGACCCGCGGAGCCGGCTGATCAGGATCGGCTACCGGCGGATGGTCGACCTGCTCCGCTCCGAGCAGGCCCGGCGCCGGCGCGAGCACGAGGCCGGGATGACCGAGTGGGCCATGCAGGCGCCGGCCCGCCGGGCCGGTCCCCCGCAGGAGACCGATGACAGCCTCACCCTGCTGATGCTGTGCTGCCACCCCGCGCTGAGCACCACGTCCCAGGTCGCGCTCACGCTGCGCGCGGTCGGCGGCCTGACGACCGCCGAGATCGCGCACGCCCACGGCACGACCGAGGCCACCATGGGGACGCGGATCAGCCGCGCCAAGAAGCAATTGGCCCGCGCCGGCGCCCGCTTCACTCCTCCGACCGACGCCGACCGGGACGCCCGGATGGCCGCCGTGATGCAGGTGCTCTACCTGATCTTCAACGAGGGCTACACGGCCACGGCGGGCCGTGAACTCGCCCGCGTCGACCTGACCCGGGAGGCGATCCGGCTGACCCGCATGCTCCGCGCCTCGCTCCCCGACGACGCCGAGGCGACGGGGCTGCTGGCGTTGATGCTGCTCACCGACTCCCGGCGCCACGCGCGCACCGGCGCCGACCACGAACTGGTGCCGCTGGACGAGCAGGACCGCACGCGCTGGGACCCCGACCTGATCCGTGAGGGCACCGAGCTGATCGACGGCGTCTGGAACCGCGGCGCGGCGGGCCCGTACCGGCTTCAGGCGGCCATCGCCGCCGTGCACGCGGCGGCCGCGTCGCCGGAGGAGACCGACTGGCCGCAGATCGCGATGCTGTACCTGTGGCTCGAACGCCTCGCCCCCACCGCGCCGATCCGGCTCAGCCGCGTGGTGGCGGTCGCCCAGGCGTACGGACCGGCCCGGGGCCTGGCCCTTCTGGACGACCTCGACCACCGGCACCACCTGGACCGGGATCCCCTCACCCGGCAACGCGAACGCGCGGTCCGCGCCCATCTTCAGCAGATGACCGGCGACACCGCCTCCGCCGCCGCCTCCTACCGCCAGGCGGCCGCCCTGACCGACAACGAGGTCGAGCGGCGCTACCTGCTCGACAAGGCCGCTCGCCTCAGCTGA
- a CDS encoding helix-turn-helix transcriptional regulator produces MRADRLVSLVLLLRRHGRLSATALARELEVSTRTVLRDIEALSAAGVPVYAERGRHGGFALLPGFRTELTGLNHDEALALLVAGSRRGAQVFGLGSALASAMLKVVDALPASYRDTAADAARRLLIDPEADLLARRQVAEEVPDAVVAEVRRAVFAGHKLRIHYAAVDQAPRWRTVDPIGLVTVRGQGYLLATRSGADRTYRLSRVLAAEELDEPAQRTERVDLDRAWQERSTRFRTGGDQVAVLARVHPARREELVGTALAVLAEEDDTDGWLRLEVTFQDSRHAVWALWQLATGAEVLAPQWLRTSLRDRAATIAARYEDPH; encoded by the coding sequence ATGCGTGCCGACCGGTTGGTCTCGCTGGTGTTGCTGCTGCGCCGGCACGGCCGGCTGTCCGCGACCGCGCTGGCCCGCGAGCTGGAAGTGTCCACCCGGACCGTGCTGCGCGACATCGAGGCGCTGTCCGCGGCCGGGGTCCCGGTCTACGCCGAACGCGGCCGGCACGGCGGTTTCGCGTTGCTGCCCGGTTTCCGGACCGAGCTCACCGGGCTGAACCACGACGAGGCGCTCGCCCTCCTGGTCGCCGGATCGCGGCGCGGGGCACAGGTGTTCGGTCTCGGCTCTGCTCTCGCCTCGGCCATGCTCAAGGTGGTCGACGCGCTGCCCGCGAGCTATCGCGACACCGCGGCCGACGCGGCCCGGCGACTGCTCATCGATCCGGAGGCCGACCTTCTCGCGCGCAGGCAGGTCGCCGAGGAAGTGCCCGACGCGGTAGTGGCCGAGGTCCGGCGCGCGGTGTTCGCCGGACACAAGCTGCGCATCCACTACGCGGCCGTGGACCAGGCCCCCCGGTGGCGGACGGTGGACCCGATCGGCCTGGTCACCGTCCGGGGCCAGGGCTACCTGCTGGCCACGAGGTCCGGCGCGGATCGCACGTACCGGCTGTCACGGGTCCTGGCCGCCGAGGAACTCGACGAACCCGCACAGCGGACGGAGCGGGTCGACCTGGACCGGGCCTGGCAAGAGCGCAGCACGCGGTTCCGGACCGGCGGCGACCAGGTCGCCGTTCTCGCGCGGGTGCACCCGGCGCGGCGGGAGGAACTGGTGGGCACCGCGCTGGCCGTCCTCGCCGAGGAAGACGACACGGACGGGTGGCTGCGGTTGGAGGTGACCTTCCAAGATTCGAGACACGCCGTGTGGGCGCTGTGGCAGCTCGCCACCGGCGCGGAAGTCCTCGCCCCGCAGTGGTTGCGCACCTCGCTGCGCGACCGCGCAGCCACGATCGCCGCCCGCTACGAAGACCCGCACTGA
- a CDS encoding YciI family protein has translation MAKYLLLKHYRGAPASVNDVQMDQWTPEELTAHCRYMEDFAARLEATGEYVDSQAISPQGTFVRFDGEGRPPVTDGPFAETKDLIAGWMVIDVDTYEHALELAAELSAAPGAGGRPVQEWLEVRPFFAAMPTVTE, from the coding sequence ATGGCCAAGTACCTGCTGCTCAAGCACTACCGGGGCGCGCCCGCGTCGGTCAACGACGTGCAGATGGACCAGTGGACCCCGGAGGAGCTCACGGCCCATTGCCGGTACATGGAGGACTTCGCCGCGCGGCTGGAGGCCACCGGCGAGTACGTCGACAGTCAGGCGATCTCCCCGCAGGGCACGTTCGTCCGCTTCGACGGCGAGGGCCGCCCGCCGGTCACCGACGGTCCGTTCGCGGAGACCAAGGACCTGATCGCCGGCTGGATGGTGATCGACGTGGACACCTACGAGCACGCACTCGAACTGGCCGCCGAACTGTCCGCGGCGCCCGGCGCGGGCGGGAGACCGGTCCAGGAGTGGCTTGAGGTGCGGCCGTTCTTCGCCGCGATGCCCACCGTGACCGAGTGA
- a CDS encoding MFS transporter, whose amino-acid sequence MPPEALTARTSPAQRERPTAIVVVLCAAAFMAMLDVFVVNVAFTAIGRSFPGSSLPDLSWVLNGYAIVYAALLIPAGRLADRHSRKRGFLVGLAVFTLASAACAAAPSLWWLVAFRVLQAAGAAALTPASLGLMLTALPPERRAGAVKVWATTSSLAGALGPVAGGLLVQVSWHWIFLINLPVGLLAFAAAHRLVPDSRDESVVRTPDLTGATVLAVAIGAAALGLVKGDAWDWTGARTLTAFGVAILGVAVIAARISRRPDPVIDPALFRVRTFVWANITVLVFCTAFGALFFSVVLWLETAAGFSEIRTGLAIAPGPLMVPIFAAVGQRMARRVPVGLLVALGNLLFCAGTVMLAVGASTDPRYMTQILPGWIIIGIGIGLALPGMIGAATSDLPRTQAATGSAVVNTCRQLGYVLGVAVLIAVLGSLDGSSHHVRTAFQHGWWLIALAAALSAATALGIRPAQATTTVQRPARGRSRVSARLTRRQ is encoded by the coding sequence ATGCCCCCCGAAGCACTGACAGCCCGGACATCGCCGGCGCAGCGTGAGCGCCCGACCGCCATCGTCGTCGTGCTCTGCGCGGCGGCGTTCATGGCCATGCTCGACGTTTTCGTGGTCAACGTCGCGTTCACCGCCATCGGACGGAGTTTCCCGGGTTCGTCGTTGCCGGACCTCAGCTGGGTTCTCAACGGGTACGCCATCGTTTACGCCGCGCTGCTGATCCCGGCCGGACGTCTCGCCGACCGGCACAGCCGCAAGAGGGGATTCCTGGTCGGCCTGGCCGTGTTCACCCTGGCCAGTGCCGCGTGCGCGGCCGCTCCCTCACTGTGGTGGCTCGTGGCGTTCCGCGTTCTGCAGGCGGCCGGCGCCGCCGCGCTCACCCCGGCCAGTCTCGGCCTCATGCTCACCGCGCTGCCTCCCGAAAGGCGCGCGGGCGCGGTGAAGGTCTGGGCGACCACCAGTTCCCTCGCCGGCGCCCTCGGCCCCGTCGCCGGCGGCCTTCTGGTCCAGGTCTCCTGGCACTGGATCTTCCTGATCAACCTGCCCGTCGGGCTGCTGGCCTTCGCCGCCGCGCATCGCCTGGTCCCGGACAGCCGCGACGAATCCGTCGTCCGGACGCCCGACCTCACCGGCGCGACCGTCCTCGCCGTCGCGATCGGTGCGGCCGCGCTCGGCCTGGTGAAGGGCGACGCATGGGACTGGACGGGCGCCAGGACCCTGACCGCCTTCGGCGTCGCGATCCTCGGCGTCGCCGTCATCGCCGCCCGGATCTCGCGGCGTCCCGATCCGGTCATCGACCCGGCGCTGTTCCGGGTGCGGACCTTCGTGTGGGCCAACATCACCGTGCTGGTGTTCTGCACCGCGTTCGGCGCGCTCTTCTTCAGCGTCGTGCTGTGGCTGGAGACCGCAGCCGGGTTCTCCGAGATCCGCACCGGACTCGCCATCGCTCCGGGTCCGCTGATGGTGCCGATCTTCGCCGCCGTCGGCCAGCGCATGGCGAGGCGTGTGCCGGTCGGCCTCCTGGTGGCCCTGGGAAATCTGCTGTTCTGCGCCGGTACGGTGATGCTCGCCGTCGGCGCCTCCACCGACCCGCGCTACATGACGCAGATCCTGCCGGGATGGATCATCATCGGCATCGGCATCGGCCTGGCCCTGCCCGGCATGATCGGTGCCGCGACGAGCGATCTGCCGAGAACCCAGGCCGCCACCGGCAGCGCCGTGGTGAACACCTGCCGGCAACTCGGCTACGTCCTCGGCGTCGCCGTCCTGATCGCCGTCCTCGGCTCCCTCGACGGCTCGTCCCATCACGTGCGAACGGCCTTCCAGCACGGCTGGTGGCTCATCGCCCTCGCCGCGGCCCTCAGCGCCGCCACCGCCCTCGGCATCAGACCCGCACAAGCGACCACCACCGTCCAGCGTCCCGCTCGTGGCCGGTCGCGGGTGTCCGCCCGGCTCACGCGACGCCAATGA
- a CDS encoding ArsR/SmtB family transcription factor, with the protein MAAAAGLGPEELIEAFKALGNPARLQIMQWLKDPERHFGDWEPIADRRAVGVCVTHIQAKAGLAQSTVSSYMSTLERAGLVRPTRVGKWTHYRRDEERLARLAEALAVTI; encoded by the coding sequence ATGGCCGCGGCGGCGGGGCTCGGGCCGGAGGAACTGATCGAGGCGTTCAAGGCCCTCGGCAACCCTGCCCGTCTGCAGATCATGCAGTGGCTGAAAGACCCCGAGAGGCACTTCGGCGACTGGGAGCCGATCGCGGACCGCCGGGCGGTCGGCGTGTGCGTCACGCACATCCAGGCGAAGGCGGGGCTCGCCCAGTCGACCGTCTCCAGCTATATGAGCACGCTCGAACGGGCCGGGCTCGTGCGTCCCACCCGGGTGGGCAAGTGGACCCACTACCGGCGGGACGAGGAGCGGCTGGCACGGCTGGCGGAGGCGCTCGCCGTCACCATCTGA
- a CDS encoding sigma-70 family RNA polymerase sigma factor — protein MDGGEERLVAAAQAGDAAARERLVSTCLPLVYNVVGRALDGHADVDDVVQDTMLRMLNGLGGLRDPSRFRSWLVAIAMNQVRRRWSANRRRPAVGLDAAHEIPDPGGDFVEITIVRLGLSGQRKEIAEATRWLDPADRDLLSLWWSEVSGELTRAELAAALDVKRRHAAVRVNRMKEQLETGRSVVRALAATPPCPGLAELTASWNGRPTPVWRKRIARHARGCDACRAHRHRLAPAEVLLAGMVLVPPPAHLSAAELANVKLSGADVALHAARGARTAVIAGTAAVVAAAVAVWFLAMPDHGRRPSAAPPSTPVATPSATRASPERPSPTPSKTRRSPVPRRTSAAPLGPGRQVIRLANLQRARHGCRPLRENPMLTRAAQRHSADMAARRVLSHDGAGGQDPGARITAAGYRWRAWAENIQQGAATPSSAVSSWMTSSYHRANILNCAYTEIGVGVVSGSGGPWWTQDFASRQ, from the coding sequence ATGGACGGCGGCGAGGAGCGGCTGGTCGCGGCGGCGCAGGCGGGCGACGCGGCGGCGAGGGAACGGCTGGTGTCGACCTGCCTGCCCCTGGTGTACAACGTCGTCGGCCGGGCGCTGGACGGCCACGCGGACGTGGACGACGTCGTCCAGGACACCATGCTGCGGATGCTGAACGGCCTCGGCGGCCTGCGCGACCCGTCGCGGTTCCGGTCCTGGCTCGTGGCGATCGCGATGAACCAGGTGCGGCGGCGCTGGTCGGCGAACCGGAGACGTCCCGCCGTCGGCCTGGACGCGGCGCACGAGATCCCCGATCCCGGCGGCGACTTCGTCGAGATCACCATCGTCCGGCTCGGGCTGTCCGGACAGCGCAAGGAGATCGCCGAGGCCACCCGGTGGCTGGACCCGGCCGACCGCGACCTGCTCTCGCTGTGGTGGTCAGAGGTTTCGGGCGAGCTGACGCGCGCCGAGCTGGCCGCGGCCCTGGACGTGAAGCGGCGGCACGCGGCCGTGCGCGTGAACCGGATGAAGGAGCAGCTGGAGACGGGGCGGTCGGTGGTCCGCGCGCTCGCGGCGACGCCGCCGTGCCCGGGCCTCGCCGAGCTGACGGCCTCATGGAACGGACGGCCCACGCCGGTGTGGCGCAAGCGGATAGCGCGGCACGCACGCGGATGCGACGCCTGCCGCGCGCACCGGCACAGGCTCGCCCCGGCCGAGGTGCTGCTCGCGGGCATGGTCCTCGTCCCGCCCCCGGCCCACCTGTCGGCGGCGGAGCTGGCGAACGTCAAGCTCTCGGGCGCGGACGTCGCCCTGCACGCGGCGCGCGGCGCCCGCACCGCGGTGATCGCCGGGACGGCCGCGGTCGTGGCGGCCGCCGTCGCCGTCTGGTTCCTGGCCATGCCCGACCACGGGCGGCGCCCGTCCGCCGCTCCCCCGAGCACGCCCGTGGCCACCCCGAGCGCGACGCGGGCCTCCCCCGAACGGCCGTCGCCCACTCCGTCCAAGACCCGCCGCTCGCCGGTGCCCCGCAGGACGTCCGCGGCGCCCCTCGGCCCGGGACGCCAGGTCATCCGGCTCGCCAACCTCCAGCGGGCCCGGCACGGCTGCCGGCCGCTGCGCGAGAATCCGATGCTGACCAGGGCGGCCCAGAGGCACTCCGCCGACATGGCCGCCCGGCGCGTGCTCTCCCACGACGGCGCGGGCGGGCAGGACCCGGGCGCCCGCATCACCGCCGCCGGATACCGGTGGCGGGCCTGGGCGGAGAACATCCAGCAGGGCGCAGCCACGCCGTCCTCGGCGGTGTCGAGCTGGATGACCAGCTCCTACCACCGCGCCAACATCCTGAACTGCGCCTACACCGAGATCGGCGTGGGCGTCGTGTCCGGCTCCGGCGGCCCCTGGTGGACGCAGGACTTCGCCTCTCGGCAGTGA
- a CDS encoding NAD(P)H-dependent oxidoreductase translates to MSTSDAAPIALIVHAHPEPRSFTTAQMTTAAQALRDAGYRVDVLDLYADAWAPTLARDDFASVEGHFKPQAEQMRAVKDGTLDATVQAHLDRLLAADLLVLSFPMWWFSLPAVLKGWVDRVFAMGAVFGGEYGLFRDAALAGRRAMLLFTTGGSGESFQPGGAFGSLDDFLFHIHRGMLEFVGYQVLDPVVTYGPAHMTDQERAAALETVRESITLVTADPRSRDASLV, encoded by the coding sequence ATGTCGACCTCGGACGCTGCTCCCATCGCCCTGATCGTCCACGCTCATCCCGAGCCCCGCTCGTTCACCACCGCCCAGATGACCACCGCGGCTCAGGCCCTGCGCGACGCCGGGTACCGCGTCGACGTCCTCGACCTGTACGCGGACGCATGGGCTCCGACCCTTGCCCGCGACGACTTCGCATCGGTGGAAGGCCACTTCAAGCCGCAGGCCGAGCAGATGCGCGCGGTCAAGGACGGGACGCTCGACGCCACCGTCCAGGCCCATCTCGACCGCCTGCTGGCCGCCGACCTGCTGGTGCTGTCGTTCCCGATGTGGTGGTTCTCGCTGCCCGCCGTCCTCAAAGGGTGGGTGGACCGGGTCTTCGCCATGGGCGCGGTCTTCGGAGGGGAGTACGGCCTCTTCCGCGACGCGGCGCTCGCCGGCAGGCGAGCGATGCTGCTGTTCACGACCGGCGGTTCCGGTGAGTCGTTCCAGCCTGGCGGCGCCTTCGGCTCGTTGGACGACTTCCTGTTCCACATCCACCGCGGAATGCTGGAGTTCGTCGGCTACCAGGTGCTCGATCCCGTGGTCACCTACGGCCCCGCCCACATGACCGACCAGGAACGCGCAGCGGCTCTGGAGACCGTCAGAGAGTCCATCACGCTCGTCACGGCGGATCCCAGGTCACGCGACGCTTCCTTGGTGTGA
- a CDS encoding winged helix-turn-helix transcriptional regulator, with amino-acid sequence MSAVMEGALADLGSWKPVHCSLVKALEVVGTRSALLILRECYYGTTRFGGFAQRVGITERAAAKQLRQLTEAGLLAKRPYRDEGDRTREEYVLTEMGRDLLPAILGLIQWGDKYLHNGRPPVLHVEHDTGAAVRVEVRSEAGNPVTLEDIGVRRNPR; translated from the coding sequence ATGTCTGCTGTCATGGAGGGCGCGCTCGCCGACCTCGGATCCTGGAAGCCGGTCCACTGCTCGCTGGTCAAGGCCCTGGAGGTCGTGGGAACCCGGTCGGCGCTGCTGATACTGCGCGAGTGCTACTACGGCACCACCCGCTTCGGCGGCTTCGCGCAGCGCGTCGGCATCACCGAACGGGCGGCCGCCAAGCAACTGCGCCAGCTCACCGAGGCCGGTCTTCTCGCCAAGCGCCCCTACCGCGACGAGGGCGACCGCACCCGCGAGGAGTATGTGCTGACCGAGATGGGCCGCGACCTACTGCCGGCCATCCTCGGCCTCATCCAGTGGGGCGACAAGTACCTCCACAACGGCCGTCCGCCGGTTCTGCACGTCGAACACGACACCGGTGCCGCCGTCCGGGTGGAGGTGCGGAGCGAAGCAGGAAACCCCGTCACGCTGGAGGACATCGGCGTCCGTCGCAACCCTCGATGA
- a CDS encoding RidA family protein: protein MERTTINPWTWSVDLGYDQGEVASGHTRTLYCSGQTAMSADGEPQHAGDMAAQLALSIDNLEAVLGEAGMSLVNLVRLNVYTTDVDLLFQHYGVLAARLGAAGVATSTTMLGVTRLAIPTLMVELEGTAVA from the coding sequence ATGGAGCGAACGACGATCAACCCGTGGACGTGGTCGGTGGACCTCGGCTACGACCAGGGCGAGGTCGCCTCCGGGCACACCCGGACCCTGTACTGCTCAGGACAGACCGCGATGAGCGCGGACGGCGAGCCCCAGCACGCCGGCGACATGGCGGCGCAGCTGGCACTGAGCATCGACAACCTGGAGGCCGTGCTCGGCGAGGCCGGGATGTCCCTGGTGAACCTCGTCCGCCTCAACGTCTACACCACCGACGTCGACCTGCTTTTCCAGCACTACGGCGTCCTGGCGGCGCGGCTGGGCGCCGCCGGGGTGGCGACCAGCACCACCATGCTGGGAGTGACACGCCTGGCCATCCCCACCTTGATGGTCGAACTGGAAGGAACCGCCGTCGCCTGA